The following DNA comes from Epinephelus moara isolate mb chromosome 2, YSFRI_EMoa_1.0, whole genome shotgun sequence.
CATTATGGTCTGTCTTAACATGCCTGTGGACAGGTAATCCTTGTCTTCCAGCCCATCCTCCACACTGACATCTAGGTCACTCTGTTGTTTACGAAGGGGGAAGTttttcccacaatgcactgaGAATGTAAACACATACGGCTCATctttaaaaatgaaagcagTGCCGTCTCCCTGTTGGATGCAAAAGATGAGAGTTTTACTACTACAGAAAAGTTTAGCATATCAGTACAAATGTTCTAATGACATATTGATGATGTTGATGACATATTTGGTACCGGAACATTAAAAGTAGTAGAGACAAGTTAACACCACCTGATGCACGTCTAGATCCACAATTAAAACCTTCTTTTTCGGGGAGGAGGTGCCAATCAGGTATTTGGCTGCAACTGCCAAGTCATTAAGGAGACAAAACCCTGAACCATAGCTTGGAAAAGCATGATGGGTTCCTCCTGCTGTGCTGCAGGCCAAACCCCTCTGCAGAGCGACTTGAGCAGCCAGAACAGTTCCACCTGTCAACACCAGAGAAGCTGTCATGTCGTGTTCGATCTTTCCAACTGTTAGATCATCAAGAGACTTCAGATGTTCTCCCCACCTGTTTCATATCGACAGCGTCTCACTATGCCTTCACTCCAGGGGAAACCTGTCCTCCTTTGTTCTTGCTCATTTATTTTCCCATTTATGAAGTTGTTTAAATATTCCTCAGTGTGCACACAGCTGAGTAAATCTTTAGAGGCAATTTCAGGGACCCACACCTACTGTGAAGAAGAGAGAAGTGCTTCTAGTAGTCACAATTATTTTTACTATCAGTTATCTATTGTTTTCTTATTGATCAATCGCTGTTAGATGACTGCTCTAAAAATAACATATGTATATGTTGTGTCCTAGCAACAGTCCAAAATCGATATCAGAGTGTTATATCAGCTGATAGTGATGTGACACCAGGGGAACTGCTGTTGAATCATTGTTTCTATTAAATAATCAATCATACTGGTGACATTATGGCACAGTTAATAAAAGATATCAtcatactttcttttttttttttggaagaagATATCAATGATTGGCTCACCTGTTTGTCTGTGATGACTTGATCTTTgattaaacagtttaaaaccTGGGGAAACTTGCCCATTGGGAACCTGTGGTTGGGTGGGAGGTCGCACACATACTTGCTGTGATGAACAATCGGAAGTCCGCTGGATTCATGTCTTATCTGCAAGGTAAAGAGGCTCCCTGTAAGGTCAGTTTGAATGCAATGCATTGTGTTTGTAATATAC
Coding sequences within:
- the hdac12 gene encoding uncharacterized protein SYNPCC7002_A1628; this encodes MTCIKLIFSRGPRLKVGLVVGAAFSSCRCFHAEQIRHESSGLPIVHHSKYVCDLPPNHRFPMGKFPQVLNCLIKDQVITDKQVWVPEIASKDLLSCVHTEEYLNNFINGKINEQEQRRTGFPWSEGIVRRCRYETGGTVLAAQVALQRGLACSTAGGTHHAFPSYGSGFCLLNDLAVAAKYLIGTSSPKKKVLIVDLDVHQGDGTAFIFKDEPYVFTFSVHCGKNFPLRKQQSDLDVSVEDGLEDKDYLSTVEAHLPWLLETFRPDLVLYDAGVDPHWEDELGRLRLTDQGLYQRDLYVMKTVVSRGVPVAAVIGGGYSRDINKLALRHSFVHRAATQVWRECGM